The following proteins come from a genomic window of Kocuria palustris:
- a CDS encoding glycine--tRNA ligase — translation MAPKSTLDNVISLCKRRGFVFQAGEIYGGSRSAWDYGPLGAELKENIKREWWQTFVRGRQDMVGLDSSIILPSAVWEASGHVATFTDPLVECTSCHTRHRQDHLEEAFEDKKGRAPESMAEVNCPNCGAKGEWTDPQQFSGLMKTYLGPVDDEKGKHYLRPETAQGIFVNFLNVVTAARQRPPFGIGQIGKAFRNEITPGNFIFRTREFEQMEIEYFVHPDEAKPSFDTWVDDCERWFTDLGVNPQNLRRFDVPDGERAHYSDATIDLEYRFGFQGSEWGELMGVANRTDFDLSNHTEASGTKMQYFDQASGERYTPYVIEPSFGLTRSMMAFLVDSYREEEAPNTKGGTDVRTVLGLDPRLAPVKAAVLPLSKKDDLKGVAGDLAAELRRRWNIDYDDAGAIGRRYRRQDEIGTPYCVTVDFDTLEDQAVTIRERDEMTQERVSLDKVSSYLADKLGC, via the coding sequence ATGGCCCCCAAGTCCACGCTGGACAACGTCATCTCGCTGTGCAAGCGACGCGGCTTCGTGTTCCAGGCGGGTGAGATCTACGGCGGCTCGCGCTCGGCCTGGGACTACGGCCCCCTGGGCGCGGAGCTGAAGGAGAACATCAAGCGCGAGTGGTGGCAGACCTTCGTGCGCGGACGCCAGGACATGGTGGGCCTGGACTCCTCGATCATCCTGCCCTCGGCGGTGTGGGAGGCCTCGGGCCACGTCGCCACGTTCACGGACCCGCTGGTCGAATGCACCTCGTGCCACACTCGCCACCGCCAGGATCACCTGGAGGAGGCCTTCGAGGACAAGAAGGGCCGCGCGCCCGAGTCCATGGCCGAGGTCAACTGCCCCAACTGCGGCGCCAAGGGCGAGTGGACGGACCCGCAGCAGTTCTCGGGCCTGATGAAGACCTACCTGGGCCCCGTCGACGACGAGAAGGGCAAGCACTACCTGCGCCCGGAGACCGCCCAGGGCATCTTCGTGAACTTCCTCAACGTGGTGACGGCCGCCCGTCAGCGTCCGCCGTTCGGGATCGGCCAGATCGGCAAGGCCTTCCGCAACGAGATCACCCCGGGCAACTTCATCTTCCGCACCCGGGAGTTCGAGCAGATGGAGATCGAGTACTTCGTGCACCCGGACGAGGCCAAGCCCTCGTTCGACACCTGGGTCGATGACTGCGAGCGCTGGTTCACCGATCTGGGCGTGAACCCCCAGAACCTGCGCCGCTTCGACGTGCCGGACGGCGAGCGCGCCCACTACTCGGACGCCACGATCGACCTGGAGTACCGCTTCGGCTTCCAGGGCTCCGAGTGGGGCGAGCTGATGGGCGTGGCCAACCGCACGGACTTCGACCTGAGCAACCACACCGAGGCCTCGGGCACCAAGATGCAGTACTTCGACCAGGCCTCCGGCGAGCGCTACACCCCGTACGTGATTGAGCCGTCCTTCGGCCTCACGCGCTCCATGATGGCGTTCCTGGTGGACTCCTACCGCGAGGAGGAGGCTCCCAACACCAAGGGCGGCACGGATGTGCGCACCGTGCTGGGCCTGGATCCGCGCCTGGCCCCGGTCAAGGCCGCGGTCCTGCCGCTGTCCAAGAAGGACGACCTCAAGGGCGTGGCCGGGGACCTGGCCGCCGAGCTGCGGCGCCGCTGGAACATCGACTACGACGACGCCGGGGCCATCGGCCGCCGCTACCGCCGCCAGGACGAGATCGGCACGCCGTACTGCGTCACGGTGGACTTCGACACCCTCGAGGACCAGGCCGTGACCATCCGCGAGCGCGACGAGATGACCCAGGAGCGCGTCTCCCTGGACAAGGTCAGCTCGTACCTGGCCGACAAGCTGGGCTGCTGA
- a CDS encoding RNA-binding S4 domain-containing protein → MTTTGSTPEELPIRDEMIRLGQALKLGSLVEDGAMARTAVEEGMVQVNHDIETRRGRQLHDGDVITYNGTSLVIRAEG, encoded by the coding sequence ATGACCACCACCGGAAGCACCCCCGAAGAGCTGCCCATCCGCGACGAGATGATCCGACTGGGCCAGGCCCTCAAGCTCGGCAGCCTGGTCGAGGACGGCGCCATGGCGCGCACCGCCGTCGAGGAGGGCATGGTCCAGGTCAACCACGACATCGAGACCCGCCGCGGCCGACAGCTGCACGACGGCGACGTCATCACTTACAACGGGACCTCGCTGGTCATCCGCGCCGAGGGCTGA
- the dusB gene encoding tRNA dihydrouridine synthase DusB, with product METTLADEAVTLDLPPLRLGGLTIDVPVVLAPMAGVTNKAFRALCRAHGGGLYVTEMVTARALVERREKSLQIVHHDPHETPRSVQIYGVDAVNVGKAVRMVVEEDIADHIDLNFGCPVPKVTKRGGGSALPWKTDLFEAILSAAVREAQGLPVTIKTRKGIDDDHLTYLEAGRMARDLGIAGMTLHGRTLEQHYSGQADWSSIARLREAIPDMPILGNGDIWSAEDAVRMVNETGVDGVVIGRGCQGRPWLFGDLQAAFDGSRERARPGLRAVAATIYRHAQLLADQDGDELQGLREIRKHVAWYFKGYPVGGDLRAKLSLVETLDQLEELLSSMDLDQPYPGADVEGPRGRAGNPKKAALPDRWLEDRQIHDDQRLGLVDAELDVSGG from the coding sequence ATCGAGACCACGCTTGCCGACGAGGCCGTGACCCTGGACCTGCCGCCGCTGCGGCTGGGCGGGCTGACGATCGACGTCCCCGTGGTGCTCGCGCCCATGGCCGGGGTGACGAACAAGGCCTTCCGCGCGCTGTGCCGCGCCCACGGCGGCGGGCTGTACGTGACCGAGATGGTCACCGCCCGCGCCCTGGTGGAGCGGCGGGAGAAGTCCCTGCAGATCGTCCACCACGACCCGCACGAGACACCGCGCTCGGTGCAGATCTACGGCGTGGACGCGGTCAACGTGGGCAAGGCCGTGCGGATGGTGGTCGAGGAGGACATCGCCGATCACATCGACCTGAACTTCGGCTGCCCCGTGCCCAAGGTGACCAAGCGCGGCGGGGGATCGGCGCTGCCGTGGAAGACGGATCTCTTCGAGGCGATCCTCTCCGCCGCCGTCCGCGAGGCCCAGGGGCTGCCCGTCACGATCAAGACCCGCAAGGGTATCGACGACGACCACCTCACCTACCTCGAGGCGGGTCGGATGGCCCGCGACCTCGGCATCGCCGGGATGACCCTGCACGGGCGCACCCTGGAGCAGCACTACTCCGGCCAGGCCGACTGGTCGTCGATCGCGCGGCTGCGCGAGGCGATCCCGGACATGCCGATCCTGGGCAACGGCGACATCTGGTCCGCCGAGGACGCCGTGCGCATGGTGAACGAGACGGGTGTGGACGGCGTGGTCATCGGCCGCGGCTGCCAGGGGCGGCCCTGGCTGTTCGGCGATCTGCAGGCCGCTTTCGACGGCAGCCGGGAGCGAGCCCGCCCCGGACTGCGCGCCGTGGCCGCCACCATCTACCGCCACGCCCAGCTGCTGGCCGATCAGGACGGCGACGAGCTGCAGGGCCTGCGGGAGATCCGCAAGCACGTGGCCTGGTACTTCAAGGGCTACCCGGTCGGTGGCGACCTGCGCGCGAAGCTGTCCCTGGTCGAGACGCTGGATCAGCTCGAGGAGCTGCTCTCCTCCATGGACCTGGATCAGCCGTACCCCGGTGCGGATGTTGAGGGGCCGCGCGGTCGCGCCGGCAACCCCAAGAAGGCCGCTCTGCCGGACCGGTGGCTCGAGGACCGGCAGATCCACGACGACCAGCGCCTGGGTCTGGTCGACGCAGAGCTCGACGTCTCCGGCGGCTGA
- a CDS encoding bifunctional o-acetylhomoserine/o-acetylserine sulfhydrylase — MSAQQPTPSAPQGWSFETRQIHAGQEPDPVTGARALPIQQTTSYVFPDAETAAGRFGLSQVGPIYTRLTNPTTEVVENRIASLEGGTAAVMVASGQAATTYAILNVAGAGDHIVASPSLYGGSFNLFKHTLSRLGIETTFVSDPDDPQAWRDAVQLNTKAFYAESIPNPRNDVLDLETVSAIAHESEVPLMVDNTIATPYLLRPFEHGADVVIHSATKFLGGHGTSVGGFIVDSGRFDYTRYPDRFPGFTEPDESYHGLVFGEVFGENGPFGANVSFAFKIRTQLLRDMGAAISPFNAFLIEQGIETLSLRMERHVANAQTVATWLEAHEGVESVSYAGLESSPWHERAQKYVPGGAGSILGFVLDGGSEAGQAFVDALSLHSNVANIGDVRSLVIHPASTTHAQLSPEEQLAAGVAPGFVRLSVGLEHIDDILADLELGFAAVKARGAGGAV; from the coding sequence ATGTCCGCTCAGCAGCCCACCCCCTCCGCCCCGCAGGGCTGGAGCTTCGAGACCCGTCAGATCCACGCCGGCCAGGAGCCCGATCCCGTCACCGGCGCCCGCGCGCTGCCGATCCAGCAGACCACCTCGTACGTCTTCCCGGACGCCGAGACCGCAGCCGGTCGCTTCGGGCTCAGCCAGGTCGGGCCCATCTACACCCGACTGACCAACCCCACCACCGAGGTCGTCGAGAACCGCATCGCCTCCCTGGAGGGCGGGACCGCGGCTGTCATGGTCGCTTCCGGTCAGGCGGCCACCACCTACGCGATCCTCAACGTGGCCGGGGCCGGCGATCACATCGTGGCCAGCCCGTCGCTGTACGGAGGGTCGTTCAACCTGTTCAAGCACACGCTGTCCCGGCTCGGGATCGAGACCACGTTCGTCTCCGATCCGGACGATCCCCAGGCCTGGCGCGACGCCGTCCAGCTCAATACGAAGGCCTTCTACGCGGAGTCCATCCCGAACCCCCGCAACGACGTCCTGGACCTGGAGACGGTCTCCGCGATCGCCCACGAGTCCGAGGTCCCGCTGATGGTCGACAACACCATCGCGACCCCCTACCTGCTGCGGCCGTTCGAGCACGGCGCGGACGTGGTGATCCACTCCGCCACCAAGTTCCTCGGCGGGCACGGAACCTCGGTCGGCGGGTTCATCGTGGACTCCGGGCGCTTCGACTACACCCGCTATCCGGATCGCTTCCCGGGCTTCACGGAGCCGGACGAGTCCTATCACGGCCTCGTGTTCGGCGAGGTCTTCGGGGAGAACGGGCCGTTCGGGGCCAACGTGTCCTTCGCGTTCAAGATCCGCACCCAGCTGCTGCGCGACATGGGCGCTGCCATCTCCCCGTTCAACGCCTTCCTGATCGAGCAGGGCATCGAGACGCTGTCGCTGCGCATGGAGCGCCACGTCGCCAACGCTCAGACGGTCGCCACCTGGCTGGAGGCCCACGAGGGCGTCGAATCCGTGTCCTACGCCGGGCTCGAGTCCTCTCCGTGGCACGAGCGTGCGCAGAAGTACGTCCCCGGCGGCGCAGGTTCGATCCTCGGCTTCGTGCTCGACGGCGGCTCGGAGGCCGGCCAGGCCTTCGTGGACGCGCTGAGCCTGCACTCGAACGTCGCGAACATCGGTGACGTCCGCTCGCTGGTCATCCACCCGGCCTCCACCACGCACGCTCAGCTCTCCCCGGAGGAGCAGCTGGCCGCCGGCGTCGCCCCGGGGTTCGTGCGCCTGTCCGTGGGACTGGAGCACATCGACGACATCCTCGCGGACCTGGAGCTCGGCTTCGCCGCGGTCAAGGCGCGCGGCGCAGGGGGAGCGGTCTGA
- a CDS encoding N-acetyltransferase, producing MSVELRSWEQGDDLALLEVLPAPEADPVVALRALLGPDTDEPAWSRTVVAIDDDVVIGGGAVQLHPLHPERVWAFAEVATANRGEGTGRLIADRLRQIAAEAFPDKPLRTKAAPETSGAGFAEHSGMVPVMTHRHVVIAPGALPPQPIGEGDSATEAIEDLATGSVELTKAVGEFYRAVNAWDAPAELSLGKVNQQFLSETSQAYGAIVLRHGIDRGAGRSGSIGAFAISYRSLELDQERSQADAERLEELDDLPTDVLVGWDPQLPDEEAAIAVAKLLGLLVARYPVRVEVTDAMRPLAIVCAQLVADGVAKVVDESVTYADPAE from the coding sequence ATGAGTGTGGAACTGCGCTCCTGGGAGCAGGGCGATGACCTCGCCCTGCTCGAGGTCCTGCCTGCGCCCGAGGCCGACCCCGTCGTCGCCCTGCGGGCACTGTTAGGTCCGGACACCGACGAGCCCGCGTGGTCGCGCACGGTCGTGGCCATCGACGACGACGTGGTGATCGGCGGCGGAGCCGTGCAGCTGCACCCGCTGCACCCGGAGCGGGTGTGGGCCTTCGCAGAGGTCGCCACGGCCAACCGCGGCGAGGGCACGGGCCGGCTGATCGCGGACCGCCTGCGGCAGATCGCAGCCGAGGCCTTCCCGGACAAGCCGCTGCGCACCAAGGCCGCACCCGAGACCTCGGGGGCGGGCTTCGCCGAGCACTCCGGCATGGTGCCGGTCATGACGCACCGCCATGTCGTCATCGCGCCCGGCGCCCTGCCGCCGCAGCCGATCGGCGAGGGCGACTCGGCCACCGAGGCGATCGAGGACCTGGCCACCGGCTCCGTCGAGCTCACCAAGGCGGTGGGGGAGTTCTACCGCGCCGTCAACGCCTGGGACGCCCCGGCCGAGCTGTCGCTGGGGAAGGTGAACCAGCAGTTCCTCTCCGAGACCTCCCAGGCCTACGGGGCGATCGTGCTGCGCCACGGGATCGACCGCGGGGCGGGGCGCAGCGGGAGCATCGGCGCCTTCGCGATCAGCTACCGCTCGCTCGAGCTGGATCAGGAGCGCTCGCAGGCCGACGCCGAGCGGCTCGAGGAGCTCGACGACCTGCCCACCGACGTCCTGGTCGGCTGGGACCCGCAGCTGCCGGACGAGGAGGCCGCGATCGCGGTCGCCAAGCTCCTCGGCCTGCTCGTGGCCCGCTACCCGGTGCGCGTGGAGGTCACCGACGCCATGCGCCCGCTGGCGATCGTGTGCGCCCAGCTCGTCGCGGACGGGGTGGCCAAGGTCGTGGACGAGTCCGTGACCTATGCCGATCCGGCCGAGTGA
- a CDS encoding TetR/AcrR family transcriptional regulator: MSSPSSGSRSDARANRRKILAAADRVYAAEGVDVTLDRIAQEAGVGVGTVYRNFANKGELIEAVLADRLDGMLSLARSCAEHDDAREGLFRFLRTVVGWISDSVAIGQLLDGRSEHQARLLRVRAQFIPLIARAQRDGQIRADFSSADLPMFFTMLGAVQERAGAVDPQLVHRYADLLLDAIALPEATSTHPPLSEARLVELLGRSG; encoded by the coding sequence ATGTCCTCTCCCTCATCCGGTTCCCGCAGCGACGCCCGCGCCAACCGCAGAAAGATCCTGGCGGCCGCAGACAGGGTCTACGCCGCCGAGGGCGTCGACGTCACGCTCGATCGGATCGCCCAGGAGGCGGGCGTGGGCGTGGGGACCGTGTACCGGAACTTCGCGAACAAGGGGGAGCTGATCGAGGCGGTCCTGGCGGATCGCCTGGACGGCATGCTGAGCTTGGCGCGCTCGTGCGCCGAGCACGACGACGCCCGCGAGGGCCTCTTCCGCTTCCTGCGCACCGTGGTGGGCTGGATCAGCGACTCCGTGGCCATCGGGCAGCTGCTCGACGGGCGCTCGGAGCACCAGGCGCGTCTGCTCAGGGTACGCGCGCAGTTCATCCCGCTGATCGCGCGCGCTCAGCGCGACGGCCAGATCCGCGCCGACTTCAGCTCCGCCGACCTGCCGATGTTCTTCACGATGCTCGGGGCGGTGCAGGAGCGCGCCGGGGCGGTGGACCCGCAGCTCGTGCACCGCTACGCGGATCTGCTGCTGGACGCCATCGCCCTGCCCGAGGCGACCTCGACGCACCCGCCGCTGAGCGAAGCGCGGCTGGTCGAGCTGCTCGGTCGGAGCGGCTGA
- a CDS encoding endonuclease domain-containing protein has protein sequence MTHQQLVAVIDGVICEHRTGISRGVPALRSQRDLSTDLERFESYRGVRRVRQALLRAVVGVDSPLETYTRLVLEDHRFTGWEADVEIRSPGGRRVHPDLADRRHRLAVQVDGAVHEDPRQRLRDVERQRAAEAAGWTELRVVHTDLDVVDPTDPGCEPRIATLVRAHRQAVRARELAGP, from the coding sequence ATGACTCACCAGCAGCTCGTGGCCGTCATCGACGGTGTGATCTGCGAGCACCGCACGGGCATCAGCCGGGGCGTGCCGGCGCTTCGCAGCCAGAGAGACCTCAGCACCGATCTCGAGCGGTTCGAGAGCTATCGCGGCGTCCGCAGGGTGCGCCAGGCCCTGCTGCGCGCGGTCGTCGGAGTGGACTCGCCGCTGGAGACCTATACGCGGCTCGTGCTGGAGGACCATCGCTTCACCGGGTGGGAGGCTGATGTCGAGATCCGATCCCCGGGTGGCCGTCGGGTCCACCCTGACCTCGCGGATCGCAGGCACCGGCTGGCCGTGCAGGTCGACGGTGCGGTCCACGAGGACCCGCGGCAGCGACTTCGGGATGTGGAGCGGCAGCGGGCTGCGGAAGCGGCCGGGTGGACGGAGCTGCGTGTGGTGCACACGGATCTCGACGTCGTGGATCCGACGGATCCTGGATGCGAGCCGAGGATCGCCACCCTGGTGCGGGCACATCGGCAAGCGGTCCGGGCGCGGGAGCTCGCAGGGCCCTGA
- a CDS encoding TM2 domain-containing protein: MTHIPTGSQPTPDAAQGPWGHQPAPGTPGQAAAPQPGPRQGWGAPMDPAATQAAWRYSARSKNNTVAWLLWLGGPFLIGLPIHDFYFGAVGRGLLKLGLIVFAFITLFGGMIGGVAASGSSESTAGVLIILGVVLCIGSFVAILIWWIVDGVTMTSRLERTNDRIRREIAAQQGVDPWSF; encoded by the coding sequence GTGACGCACATTCCGACCGGCTCGCAGCCGACCCCCGATGCGGCGCAGGGCCCCTGGGGTCACCAGCCCGCGCCCGGGACGCCCGGACAGGCAGCGGCTCCTCAGCCGGGACCGCGTCAGGGCTGGGGCGCCCCCATGGATCCGGCGGCCACGCAGGCCGCCTGGCGCTACTCGGCGCGCTCCAAGAACAACACCGTGGCATGGCTGCTGTGGCTGGGCGGGCCGTTCCTGATCGGCCTGCCCATCCACGACTTCTACTTCGGCGCCGTGGGACGCGGTCTGCTGAAGCTGGGGCTGATCGTCTTCGCGTTCATCACCCTGTTCGGCGGGATGATCGGCGGGGTCGCCGCTTCCGGCAGCAGCGAGAGCACCGCTGGCGTGCTGATCATTCTCGGGGTCGTGCTGTGCATCGGCTCGTTCGTCGCCATCCTGATCTGGTGGATCGTGGACGGCGTGACCATGACCTCGCGCCTGGAGCGCACCAACGACCGCATCCGCCGCGAGATCGCCGCCCAACAGGGCGTCGATCCCTGGTCGTTCTGA
- a CDS encoding TM2 domain-containing protein, giving the protein MTYPHPAGPWPARPGPWAPAPMDPAHRQAAVRYEARAKKPIAAWILWILGPFLLHVPVHDFYLGAVGRGLVKLILAGTAWAGAITAYAMLMVTYEEGFDTVEPGSVGDAAITGPGPVFWAALIVMALTGLVTVIWWIVDGVGMSRRLERLDAQLRQELSRDHGVDPWAF; this is encoded by the coding sequence ATGACCTACCCGCACCCCGCCGGCCCCTGGCCCGCACGCCCCGGCCCCTGGGCCCCTGCGCCCATGGATCCCGCGCACCGCCAGGCCGCGGTGCGCTATGAGGCCCGCGCCAAGAAGCCCATCGCGGCCTGGATCCTGTGGATCCTCGGCCCGTTCCTCCTCCACGTCCCCGTGCACGACTTCTACCTCGGCGCCGTCGGCCGCGGGCTGGTCAAGCTGATCCTGGCGGGCACCGCCTGGGCGGGGGCCATCACGGCTTACGCCATGCTCATGGTCACCTATGAAGAGGGCTTCGACACCGTCGAGCCCGGAAGCGTCGGGGACGCGGCCATCACCGGGCCGGGCCCCGTCTTCTGGGCCGCGCTGATCGTCATGGCTCTGACTGGGCTGGTGACCGTCATCTGGTGGATCGTCGACGGCGTGGGCATGAGCCGACGGCTCGAGCGCCTGGACGCGCAGCTGCGCCAGGAGCTCTCCCGCGACCACGGCGTCGATCCCTGGGCGTTCTGA
- a CDS encoding alpha/beta hydrolase codes for MSENPVVMWNRDPAESPEAPLLVLFHGYGSNEQDLMGLVPQLPQDFVVASVRAPLAQPPGYSWFPLYDEEAFGPDAIRAAVEPLVGWLREQAEGRPSTTLLGFSQGMSIATSLVRAMPSEITAVIGLSGFVVPEPLEIFRDDELKEKPFKLFWGRDPQDPIVNDQLVDMTAEWLVEHADTMKVHYQGIGHSVSPQEIGHVNEYLTRMVLGR; via the coding sequence ATGAGCGAGAACCCCGTCGTGATGTGGAACCGTGACCCCGCCGAGTCCCCGGAGGCGCCCCTGCTGGTGCTCTTCCACGGCTACGGCTCGAACGAGCAGGACCTCATGGGCCTGGTGCCGCAGCTGCCGCAGGATTTCGTGGTGGCCTCGGTGCGCGCCCCGCTGGCCCAGCCTCCCGGCTACAGCTGGTTCCCGCTCTACGACGAGGAGGCCTTCGGCCCCGATGCCATCCGCGCCGCGGTCGAGCCGCTCGTGGGGTGGCTGCGGGAGCAGGCCGAGGGGCGTCCGTCGACCACGCTGCTGGGGTTCTCCCAGGGCATGTCGATCGCCACGTCGCTGGTGCGGGCCATGCCGAGCGAGATCACTGCGGTCATCGGGCTGTCGGGCTTCGTGGTGCCGGAGCCGCTGGAGATCTTCCGCGACGACGAGCTGAAGGAGAAGCCCTTCAAGCTCTTCTGGGGCCGCGACCCGCAGGACCCGATCGTCAACGACCAGCTGGTGGACATGACCGCCGAGTGGCTCGTGGAGCATGCGGACACCATGAAGGTCCACTACCAGGGCATCGGCCACAGCGTCTCGCCGCAGGAGATCGGGCACGTCAATGAGTACCTGACCCGCATGGTCCTGGGACGCTGA
- the metX gene encoding homoserine O-acetyltransferase MetX, with amino-acid sequence MTAIQSTTARSQQPFRTEGLLRRARIGDLGLESGAVLPDVELAYETWGELDDRASNAVLVPHALTGDTHVTRGRVAEDATSFDRVSAEAPGWWDGLVGPGRAIDTDRFFVVAINMLGGCYGSTGPSTLIPEDSPRAGLPWGSDFPAVTIRDSVRAEQRLAEQLGIASWRLVVGGSMGGARALEWAATFPEQVRACAVIASTAASSAEQIAWGQAQRLAIRNDPDFRGGDYYDGVIPSVGLGIARRIAHTTYRAAPDLNARFGNAAQAGEDPGAPLPGRRRGRYAIESYLDHQAAKLVGRFDANSYLVLNDALMGHDVGRGRGGVRQALAATTCDWLVASVDSDRLYLPSESEDLARLLPGDVPHRTIRSGAGHDGFLIEHEQIGELVRAAFLS; translated from the coding sequence GTGACCGCCATCCAGAGCACGACCGCGCGCTCGCAGCAGCCCTTCCGCACCGAGGGGCTGTTGCGCCGCGCCCGCATCGGCGACCTCGGGCTGGAATCCGGGGCCGTGCTGCCCGATGTCGAGCTGGCCTACGAGACCTGGGGCGAGCTCGACGACCGCGCCTCCAACGCGGTGCTCGTCCCGCATGCGCTGACCGGAGACACCCATGTCACGCGCGGACGGGTCGCCGAGGACGCCACCTCCTTCGACCGTGTCTCCGCCGAGGCACCGGGCTGGTGGGACGGACTGGTCGGGCCCGGGCGGGCGATCGACACCGACCGCTTCTTCGTGGTCGCCATCAACATGCTCGGGGGCTGCTACGGCTCCACGGGTCCGTCGACTCTGATCCCGGAGGACAGCCCGCGGGCCGGTCTTCCGTGGGGATCGGACTTCCCCGCGGTGACGATCCGCGACTCGGTGCGCGCCGAGCAGCGCCTGGCCGAGCAGCTGGGCATCGCGTCCTGGCGGCTGGTCGTCGGCGGTTCCATGGGCGGTGCGCGGGCCCTCGAGTGGGCCGCCACGTTCCCCGAGCAGGTGCGCGCCTGTGCGGTGATCGCCTCGACCGCCGCCTCGAGCGCCGAGCAGATCGCATGGGGCCAGGCGCAGCGCCTGGCGATCCGCAACGACCCCGACTTCCGCGGCGGCGACTACTACGACGGCGTCATCCCCTCCGTGGGCCTCGGAATCGCACGGCGGATCGCGCACACCACCTACCGCGCGGCACCGGACCTCAATGCGCGCTTCGGCAATGCGGCGCAGGCCGGCGAGGATCCGGGGGCGCCGCTGCCGGGGCGCCGTCGGGGCCGGTATGCGATCGAGAGCTACCTGGATCATCAGGCCGCCAAGCTCGTGGGCCGCTTCGACGCCAACTCCTACCTGGTGCTCAACGACGCCCTCATGGGCCACGACGTCGGCCGCGGCCGCGGCGGCGTCAGGCAGGCGCTCGCGGCCACCACCTGCGACTGGCTCGTGGCCTCGGTCGACTCGGATCGGCTCTACCTGCCCTCGGAGTCCGAGGACCTCGCCCGGCTTCTGCCCGGCGACGTCCCCCACCGCACCATCCGCTCCGGCGCCGGGCACGACGGCTTCCTGATCGAGCACGAGCAGATCGGCGAGCTGGTCCGAGCCGCCTTCCTCTCCTGA
- a CDS encoding DMT family transporter: protein MPTSEPLPENADQPENPQPPQDVVRAPAQTHSPVTVLIAQIAAVLAGGAMAVQSRVNGELGARTGDSVAAGLTGFSVGFAIVLLGTALIPAGRRGLITALGAFRARRLPAIFLLSGVFGAFLVVVQTVTTPMVGVSVFILGMVVGQSVGGLGVDRAGIGPGGMKPLTGWRLLGTAIIVVAVLIAQLPHLGGEEGAPQRSMAVVLALLLLPVLAGLGSALQTAFNGRIGAEAGTPITPTVLNFAEGVLALIVATVIHRLTADLPPWHFPSEWWLYLGGVCGVLFVAAGAVLSRIIGILRTSLSLTAGMLTGALLLDLLVPTSGAVVAPLTVLGTALTFVGLVVVSLPWKRRASTA, encoded by the coding sequence GTGCCCACCTCAGAACCCCTCCCCGAGAATGCCGACCAGCCCGAGAACCCGCAGCCGCCCCAGGATGTCGTGAGGGCCCCGGCGCAGACCCACAGTCCCGTCACGGTGCTGATCGCCCAGATCGCAGCCGTGCTCGCAGGCGGCGCCATGGCCGTCCAGTCGCGCGTCAACGGCGAGCTGGGCGCGCGCACCGGGGACTCCGTGGCCGCAGGCCTCACCGGCTTCTCCGTGGGCTTCGCGATCGTGCTGCTGGGCACCGCGCTGATCCCCGCCGGTCGGCGCGGCCTCATCACGGCGCTGGGCGCCTTTCGGGCCCGACGCCTGCCCGCGATCTTCCTGCTCTCCGGCGTCTTCGGTGCGTTCCTGGTGGTGGTGCAGACCGTGACCACGCCGATGGTGGGCGTCTCGGTGTTCATCCTGGGCATGGTCGTGGGCCAGTCCGTCGGCGGGCTCGGGGTGGATCGTGCGGGCATCGGCCCCGGAGGCATGAAGCCGCTGACCGGTTGGCGCCTGCTGGGCACGGCGATCATCGTGGTCGCGGTGCTGATCGCGCAGCTGCCCCACCTGGGCGGCGAGGAGGGAGCTCCTCAGCGCAGCATGGCGGTGGTCCTGGCGCTGCTGCTCCTGCCGGTGCTGGCCGGGCTCGGCTCCGCCCTGCAGACGGCCTTCAACGGGCGGATCGGGGCGGAGGCCGGGACGCCGATCACCCCGACCGTGCTGAATTTCGCCGAGGGCGTGCTGGCGCTGATCGTCGCCACGGTGATCCACCGGCTCACCGCTGACCTGCCGCCGTGGCACTTCCCCTCCGAATGGTGGCTCTACCTGGGCGGCGTGTGCGGCGTGCTGTTCGTGGCGGCAGGAGCGGTGCTCTCGCGGATCATCGGGATCCTGCGCACGAGCCTGTCCCTGACCGCCGGGATGCTCACCGGCGCGCTGCTGCTGGATCTTCTCGTGCCGACCAGCGGCGCGGTGGTCGCCCCGCTGACGGTGCTGGGGACGGCGCTGACCTTCGTGGGCCTCGTCGTCGTGTCCCTGCCCTGGAAGCGGCGGGCGAGCACCGCCTGA